One window of Mesorhizobium sp. WSM4904 genomic DNA carries:
- a CDS encoding helix-turn-helix domain-containing protein → MPGRPFYQPGASSVEGLPLALQMFHNHPLVMLKPHWHAQVEVNFIVRGSVHYRMAEHELALSAGEMCLFWGGLPHQMDDLTDDAIYAGAHLPLVHFFRLHLPADVRHRLMTGATLVTNATDQSDNDNFKRWNEYARSGDAAKAEHAVNELLLRLERVRFEPYRLVPETASGHGAGSPFDQQSSRNVGRMCDFIAENFLYDIDCVNIAAAADIHPKYAMSLFKKSTGMTLNEYVNLLRLSYAQALLMHEGANVLKVAMDSGFGSLSAFNKSFRKLAGMSPSDFRKAGVAR, encoded by the coding sequence ATGCCCGGGCGTCCGTTCTACCAGCCAGGCGCGAGCAGCGTCGAAGGCCTGCCGCTGGCTTTGCAGATGTTCCACAACCATCCGTTGGTGATGCTGAAGCCGCACTGGCACGCCCAGGTCGAGGTGAATTTCATCGTGCGCGGCAGCGTGCACTACCGCATGGCCGAGCACGAGCTCGCGCTTTCGGCCGGCGAGATGTGCCTGTTCTGGGGCGGGCTGCCGCACCAGATGGACGATCTGACCGACGACGCCATCTATGCCGGCGCGCATCTGCCCCTGGTGCATTTCTTCCGGCTGCATCTGCCGGCCGATGTCAGGCACCGGCTGATGACCGGCGCGACACTGGTGACGAATGCCACCGACCAGTCCGACAACGACAATTTCAAGCGCTGGAACGAGTACGCGCGCTCGGGCGATGCGGCCAAGGCCGAACATGCCGTCAACGAGCTGCTGCTTCGGCTCGAGCGGGTGCGCTTCGAGCCCTACCGGCTGGTGCCGGAGACCGCGTCGGGGCACGGGGCGGGCAGCCCCTTCGACCAGCAATCCTCGCGCAATGTCGGGCGCATGTGCGATTTCATCGCCGAGAATTTCCTCTACGACATCGACTGCGTGAACATAGCGGCGGCGGCCGACATCCATCCCAAATACGCCATGAGCCTGTTCAAGAAATCGACGGGCATGACGCTCAACGAATATGTCAATCTGCTGCGGCTGAGCTATGCGCAGGCGCTTTTGATGCATGAGGGCGCCAACGTGCTGAAGGTCGCAATGGACTCGGGCTTCGGCTCGCTCAGCGCCTTCAACAAGTCGTTCCGCAAGCTTGCCGGCATGTCGCCCTCCGATTTCCGCAAGGCGGGCGTCGCGCGGTAA
- a CDS encoding HAMP domain-containing sensor histidine kinase, with product MKDKRPSLLRSTPFRLALAFAFLFVLAFILSGAVVYQLMSADLARRLDQSIKETYTVVALTYAGNEKEDLIASVNNNADLSPDKDQLFSLTDPDGNHLAGNFTASGLPDGFSMFAARLPGVPPDTMYRAYTGEVGGNSLTVAASLAETDELETIVLMSFGWGTLFITGLAIAGGALLASRVQRRLDGIAATMVDVSHGRLDTRIALTGNGDDIDAVSTQVNAALDRLSALVDGMREVSANIAHDLKTPLNRLQMILEQAADKTVSGEDVADELADARAESSQINETFDALLRIAQIEAGARKARFVDLDVGTVVDTIGDVYADVAEDDGKSLSTKLVPDTKWYIHGDRDLLMQMLANLVENALRHCPAGTAIELSVTRQDDRILVHVSDNGPGIPAGEREKVFQRLYRLDTSRTTPGSGLGLSLVKAVADLHGATITLDDNNPGLGVSVSFPAVRVPEA from the coding sequence ATGAAGGACAAGCGCCCCAGCCTGCTGCGCAGCACGCCGTTCCGGCTGGCGCTGGCCTTTGCCTTCCTGTTCGTGCTTGCCTTCATTCTGTCCGGGGCGGTCGTCTACCAGCTGATGAGCGCCGACCTGGCGAGACGGCTCGATCAATCCATCAAGGAGACCTATACGGTCGTGGCCCTGACCTATGCGGGGAACGAGAAGGAAGATCTCATCGCCTCGGTCAACAACAACGCCGACCTCAGCCCCGACAAGGATCAACTTTTCTCGCTGACCGATCCCGACGGCAACCATCTGGCGGGAAACTTCACCGCTTCCGGCCTGCCCGACGGTTTCTCGATGTTCGCCGCCAGACTGCCGGGCGTGCCGCCCGACACGATGTATCGCGCCTATACCGGCGAGGTTGGCGGCAACAGCCTGACGGTTGCCGCCTCGCTCGCCGAGACCGACGAGCTGGAGACCATCGTGCTGATGAGCTTCGGCTGGGGGACGCTGTTCATCACCGGCCTCGCGATCGCCGGCGGCGCCCTGCTTGCCTCGCGCGTCCAGCGGCGGCTCGACGGCATCGCCGCCACCATGGTCGACGTCTCGCACGGACGGCTCGACACGCGTATCGCGCTGACCGGCAACGGCGACGACATCGATGCCGTATCCACCCAGGTGAACGCCGCGCTCGACCGCCTGTCGGCGCTGGTCGACGGCATGCGGGAGGTTAGCGCGAACATTGCGCATGACCTGAAGACGCCGCTCAACCGCCTGCAGATGATCCTCGAGCAGGCCGCCGACAAGACCGTTTCGGGCGAGGACGTCGCCGACGAGCTCGCCGATGCGCGCGCCGAAAGCTCGCAGATCAACGAGACCTTCGACGCGCTTCTGCGCATCGCCCAGATCGAGGCCGGCGCCCGCAAGGCGCGCTTCGTCGATCTCGATGTCGGCACTGTCGTCGACACCATCGGCGACGTCTATGCCGACGTTGCCGAGGATGACGGAAAGTCGCTGTCGACGAAGCTTGTTCCGGATACGAAATGGTATATCCACGGCGACCGCGACCTGCTGATGCAGATGCTGGCCAATCTTGTCGAGAACGCACTTAGGCATTGCCCTGCGGGCACGGCGATCGAGCTGTCGGTGACGCGGCAGGACGACCGCATCCTCGTCCACGTGAGCGACAACGGCCCCGGCATTCCGGCCGGGGAGCGCGAAAAGGTCTTCCAGCGGCTCTACCGTCTGGATACCAGCCGTACGACGCCGGGCAGCGGCCTTGGCCTCAGCCTCGTCAAGGCCGTCGCCGACCTGCATGGCGCCACCATCACGTTAGACGACAACAATCCCGGACTTGGCGTGTCGGTGAGCTTTCCGGCTGTGCGAGTCCCAGAAGCCTGA
- a CDS encoding YkvA family protein, giving the protein MSMLDSARQWARRMKRDVVALWLAARDPRVPWYAKVMAGAVAAYALSPVDLIPDFIPIVGYLDDLVIVPLGILLAVKLVPPGLMQEFRDTATRSTRPVSLTGLIFMIAVWIAAALALLWLLWPKSV; this is encoded by the coding sequence ATGTCGATGCTGGACTCCGCAAGGCAATGGGCGCGTCGCATGAAGCGCGACGTTGTGGCCCTGTGGCTCGCTGCCCGCGATCCACGCGTTCCCTGGTACGCGAAGGTCATGGCCGGCGCGGTTGCAGCCTATGCGCTCAGCCCCGTCGACCTCATTCCGGATTTCATTCCGATCGTCGGCTATCTGGACGACCTTGTTATCGTTCCGCTCGGCATCCTGCTTGCGGTCAAACTGGTTCCGCCCGGCCTCATGCAGGAATTCCGCGACACTGCCACGCGCAGCACCAGGCCGGTCAGCCTGACCGGCCTGATCTTCATGATTGCGGTCTGGATAGCGGCGGCGCTGGCGCTGCTGTGGCTGTTATGGCCGAAGTCCGTCTAG
- a CDS encoding winged helix-turn-helix domain-containing protein: MRLLLVEDDPRTADYIVRGLSEAGHACDLLRNGHDALVAATRDAYDVIVADRMVPGLDGLSMIKAVRAAGIKTPAIFLTSIGGVDDRVEGLEAGGDDYLVKPFAFSELLARINALGRRPAAQEQKTSLRVADLEMDLIMRRVTRQGQTIDLQPREFSLLEVLMRGEGRVITRTMLLERVWDFHFDPKTSVVETHISRLRAKVDRPFDVALIHTVRNTGYSLHVPG, translated from the coding sequence ATGCGACTTCTGCTGGTTGAAGATGATCCAAGGACCGCCGACTACATCGTCAGGGGGCTGAGCGAGGCCGGGCACGCCTGCGACCTGCTGCGCAACGGCCATGACGCGCTCGTCGCGGCGACCCGCGATGCCTATGACGTCATCGTGGCCGACCGCATGGTTCCGGGCCTCGACGGTCTGTCGATGATCAAGGCGGTGCGCGCCGCGGGGATCAAGACGCCGGCCATATTCCTGACCTCGATCGGCGGCGTCGATGACCGGGTCGAAGGACTGGAGGCTGGCGGCGACGATTATCTGGTCAAGCCCTTCGCCTTCTCCGAGCTGCTGGCCCGCATCAACGCGCTCGGCCGCCGGCCGGCGGCGCAGGAACAGAAAACCAGTCTGCGCGTCGCCGACCTCGAGATGGACCTGATCATGCGCCGGGTGACCAGGCAGGGACAGACGATCGACCTGCAGCCCCGGGAATTCAGCCTGCTCGAGGTGCTGATGCGCGGCGAGGGCCGCGTGATTACCCGCACCATGCTTCTGGAGCGCGTCTGGGATTTCCATTTCGATCCCAAGACCAGCGTCGTCGAGACCCATATCAGCCGGCTGCGGGCCAAGGTCGACAGGCCGTTCGACGTGGCGCTCATCCACACGGTGCGCAACACCGGCTACAGCCTGCACGTGCCGGGTTGA
- a CDS encoding isoprenylcysteine carboxylmethyltransferase family protein, with amino-acid sequence MAYTSLKSAPKAFDQHKRLIVVQVSAVVAIVLLLFSKPFLSEGSSGHELVETAGFGFVLVCFLGRLWSILYVGGKKNDELIVSGPFSMTRNPLYFFSIIGAVGIGLMFGSALAAAILGLASFLVFRFTANREAEFLFGKFGAVYTAYAGRTPRFWPNPMLYRDQDQLIFSTSALKSTFRDGLYFLALFPLIETVEYFRAAGVLPTLLTVY; translated from the coding sequence ATGGCTTACACATCGCTCAAATCAGCGCCGAAAGCGTTCGACCAGCACAAGCGCCTGATCGTCGTCCAGGTCTCCGCGGTGGTGGCCATCGTCCTGCTCCTGTTTTCCAAGCCGTTTCTCAGCGAAGGCTCGAGCGGGCACGAGCTGGTGGAGACGGCCGGCTTCGGCTTCGTGCTCGTCTGCTTCCTTGGCCGGCTGTGGAGCATCCTCTATGTCGGCGGCAAGAAGAATGACGAGCTGATCGTTTCGGGTCCGTTCTCGATGACCCGCAACCCGCTCTATTTCTTCTCGATCATCGGTGCGGTCGGCATCGGGTTGATGTTCGGATCGGCGCTGGCGGCCGCGATACTGGGTCTGGCAAGCTTCCTCGTCTTCCGGTTCACGGCCAATCGAGAGGCCGAATTCCTGTTCGGCAAGTTCGGCGCCGTCTACACGGCCTATGCCGGGCGGACGCCGCGTTTCTGGCCGAACCCGATGCTCTACCGCGATCAGGACCAATTGATCTTTTCCACCAGCGCGCTGAAAAGCACGTTCCGGGACGGGCTCTATTTCCTGGCCCTGTTTCCACTCATCGAGACGGTGGAGTATTTCCGCGCGGCCGGCGTGCTGCCGACCTTGCTCACCGTCTACTGA